One genomic segment of Bradyrhizobium diazoefficiens includes these proteins:
- the glgA gene encoding glycogen synthase GlgA: MMPVRVLAVASEVYPIVKTGGLADVAGALPVALKAHGVEMRTLMPGYPEVMRLLAGADEIRHWPDYFGGPGRLLAGSRDGLDLFVLDVPHLYARPGNPYVTTEGVDWADNGVRFAALSRVAADIGHGLVPAFVPDVVHAHDWQAGLAPAYLHYDNRPRPGTVMTIHNMAYQGKFAPELIGSIGLPWSSFNVNEIEYFGGISFLKAGLQFADRITTVSPTYAREIQSDEGGMGLGGLLRERADVLSGILNGIDIEVWNPQTDPHIAYRFGAEDLTFRAANKAVLQQQFNLDSSDEAPLLGVISRLSWQKGLDLLLEAIPTILGEGMQLALLGSGDRDLQDRYQAAARANPGRIGVLIGYDEVLAHLIQAGSDALIVPSRFEPCGLTQLCALRYGAVPIVSRVGGLEDTIVDIGEADTSDRDATGFKFGPVTADALAGTLRKANTTFHDKLTWRRLQLSGLATDVSWRNRAGDYAALYRALMTSRRSA; the protein is encoded by the coding sequence ATGATGCCTGTTCGCGTCCTCGCGGTCGCCTCTGAAGTCTATCCCATTGTCAAGACCGGCGGCCTCGCGGATGTCGCCGGCGCACTGCCGGTTGCGCTGAAGGCGCACGGCGTCGAAATGCGCACCCTGATGCCGGGCTATCCCGAGGTGATGCGGCTGCTCGCGGGCGCGGACGAAATCCGGCACTGGCCGGACTATTTCGGCGGCCCCGGACGCCTGCTCGCAGGCTCGCGCGACGGGCTCGATCTGTTCGTGCTCGACGTGCCGCATCTCTATGCGCGGCCCGGCAACCCCTACGTCACCACTGAGGGCGTCGACTGGGCGGACAACGGCGTGCGCTTCGCGGCGCTGTCGCGCGTCGCGGCCGATATCGGCCACGGCCTCGTCCCGGCTTTCGTGCCCGATGTCGTGCATGCCCATGACTGGCAAGCCGGACTCGCGCCGGCCTATCTGCACTACGACAATCGCCCGCGGCCCGGTACCGTGATGACGATCCACAACATGGCCTATCAGGGCAAGTTCGCGCCCGAGTTGATCGGCTCGATCGGCCTGCCCTGGTCTTCCTTCAACGTCAACGAGATCGAATATTTCGGCGGCATCAGCTTTTTGAAGGCCGGCCTGCAATTCGCCGATCGCATCACTACGGTGTCACCGACCTACGCGCGCGAGATCCAGAGCGACGAAGGCGGCATGGGGCTCGGCGGCCTCCTGCGCGAACGCGCGGACGTTTTGAGCGGCATTCTCAACGGCATCGACATCGAAGTCTGGAATCCGCAAACCGATCCGCACATCGCCTACCGCTTCGGCGCCGAGGACCTGACGTTCCGGGCCGCGAACAAGGCGGTGCTTCAGCAGCAGTTCAATCTCGATTCCTCGGATGAGGCGCCGCTGCTCGGCGTCATCAGCCGGCTGTCCTGGCAGAAAGGGCTTGATCTCCTGCTCGAGGCGATTCCGACCATCCTGGGCGAAGGCATGCAGCTCGCGCTGCTCGGCAGCGGCGACCGCGATCTTCAGGATCGTTATCAGGCCGCCGCCCGCGCCAACCCCGGCCGGATCGGCGTCTTGATCGGCTATGACGAGGTTTTGGCGCATCTGATCCAGGCCGGCTCCGATGCGCTGATCGTGCCGTCGCGGTTCGAGCCATGCGGCCTGACCCAGCTCTGCGCGCTGCGCTATGGCGCCGTCCCGATCGTCTCGCGCGTCGGCGGCCTCGAGGACACCATCGTCGATATCGGCGAGGCCGACACGTCGGACCGCGACGCTACCGGCTTCAAGTTCGGGCCCGTGACAGCGGATGCCCTCGCCGGCACGCTGCGCAAGGCCAACACGACTTTCCATGACAAGCTGACCTGGCGCCGCCTGCAACTGAGCGGCCTTGCCACCGACGTCTCCTGGCGCAACCGCGCCGGCGACTATGCGGCGCTGTATCGCGCTCTCATGACGTCGCGCCGCAGCGCATGA
- a CDS encoding ABC transporter substrate-binding protein — protein MPTSRRQLLKGTAAAAATLSLDWTRAQAQAENLRIGLIYDLTGPFAAGGSVASSVGAQIAIDLVNEKGGIGGKTKIVPVAADSQSKADVAINEAERLISQEKIDIINGVYSSAHAVPMAAKVEQQKKILWITTAVSTAVFKDKNLQYVFRAQIHSDQYGQAFAGFIAEHAQGKLGMDPKDVKVALIHEDGPYGVGVAAADEAYAKQAGIQVVLREGYSASAPDLSVLVTKIKRAKADVISHAGYNPDITLFLRQARESGLRFKMLFGAGAGYSQLDKLRATFGTDIDNFCNIDPVPAQLLDPAKLAPGMGDLINAMVTRYKAKTGATDVPPHCSMGFNQTWVLLNNVLPVAKEKYGSFEPEAIRKAALDVDIPAGGTIQGYGVKFFPPGTPLSGQNERSTPVVMQNAGEHISVVWPTNIRTKDPVFPLPKGSTYGA, from the coding sequence ATGCCGACTTCACGCAGGCAGCTGCTGAAGGGTACGGCGGCTGCCGCCGCCACGCTCAGCCTCGATTGGACGCGGGCCCAGGCCCAAGCCGAGAATTTGCGCATCGGCCTGATCTACGACCTCACTGGCCCCTTCGCCGCCGGCGGCTCTGTCGCCTCCTCGGTCGGCGCGCAGATCGCGATCGATCTCGTCAACGAGAAGGGCGGCATCGGCGGCAAGACCAAGATCGTGCCGGTTGCCGCCGACTCCCAGAGCAAGGCCGACGTCGCCATCAACGAGGCCGAGCGGCTGATCAGCCAGGAAAAGATCGACATCATCAATGGCGTCTATTCCAGCGCGCACGCGGTGCCGATGGCGGCGAAGGTCGAGCAGCAGAAGAAGATCCTCTGGATCACGACTGCGGTCTCGACCGCCGTGTTCAAGGACAAGAACCTGCAATATGTGTTTCGCGCGCAGATCCATTCCGATCAATATGGCCAGGCCTTCGCCGGCTTCATCGCCGAGCATGCGCAAGGCAAGCTCGGCATGGACCCAAAGGACGTCAAGGTCGCGCTGATCCACGAGGATGGTCCCTATGGCGTCGGCGTTGCCGCGGCCGACGAGGCCTACGCCAAGCAGGCGGGCATCCAGGTCGTGCTGCGCGAGGGCTATTCGGCCTCGGCGCCCGATCTCTCGGTGCTGGTGACGAAGATCAAGCGTGCCAAGGCCGACGTGATCTCGCATGCCGGCTACAACCCCGACATCACCCTGTTCCTGCGCCAGGCCCGCGAGAGCGGCTTGCGCTTCAAGATGCTGTTCGGCGCCGGTGCCGGCTACAGCCAGCTCGACAAGCTGCGCGCGACCTTCGGCACCGACATCGACAATTTCTGCAACATCGATCCGGTGCCGGCGCAGCTGCTCGATCCCGCCAAGCTCGCGCCCGGCATGGGCGATCTGATCAACGCGATGGTCACGCGCTACAAGGCCAAGACCGGCGCGACCGACGTGCCGCCGCACTGCTCGATGGGCTTCAACCAGACCTGGGTGCTGCTCAACAACGTGCTGCCGGTCGCCAAGGAGAAGTACGGCAGCTTCGAGCCGGAGGCGATCCGCAAGGCCGCGCTCGACGTCGACATCCCCGCCGGCGGCACCATCCAGGGCTATGGCGTCAAGTTCTTCCCGCCGGGCACGCCGCTCTCCGGCCAGAACGAGCGTTCGACGCCGGTGGTGATGCAGAACGCCGGCGAGCACATCTCGGTGGTGTGGCCGACCAACATCCGTACGAAGGACCCGGTCTTCCCGCTGCCGAAGGGATCGACCTACGGCGCGTGA
- a CDS encoding DODA-type extradiol aromatic ring-opening family dioxygenase: MTRFPTLFLSHGGGPWPFMEDRRVQYAKTAEAFARLPQLLPERPKAVLVITGHWEADAFNVSTSAHPPMVYDYYGFPEHTYQLKYPAPGKPELALEAKALLARAGLDCREDPNQGFDHGTFVPLGLMYPNADVPIVLLSLKASYDAAEHIKAGQAIASLRDEGILIIGSGLTYHNMRGFNRPESKPVSYDFEAYLNEAISNPDAARRNAMLVDWESAPSARLAHPREDHLLPLMVAAGAAASDVGKRVFVDEVANVAMASYVFG, translated from the coding sequence ATGACGCGATTTCCGACCCTGTTCCTGTCGCACGGCGGCGGCCCCTGGCCGTTCATGGAGGACAGACGGGTGCAATATGCGAAAACCGCCGAGGCGTTCGCACGGCTGCCGCAACTGCTGCCGGAAAGGCCGAAGGCCGTGCTCGTCATCACCGGCCACTGGGAGGCCGATGCCTTCAACGTATCGACCTCGGCGCATCCGCCGATGGTGTACGACTATTACGGTTTCCCCGAGCATACCTATCAGCTCAAATATCCGGCGCCGGGCAAGCCCGAGCTTGCCTTGGAAGCGAAGGCGCTGCTTGCGCGCGCGGGCCTCGACTGCCGGGAAGACCCCAATCAAGGCTTTGATCACGGCACCTTCGTGCCGCTCGGCCTGATGTATCCGAATGCCGACGTGCCGATCGTGCTGCTGTCGCTGAAGGCCAGCTACGATGCGGCCGAGCATATCAAGGCCGGGCAGGCGATCGCATCGCTGCGCGACGAGGGCATTCTGATCATCGGCAGCGGGTTGACCTATCACAACATGCGCGGCTTCAACCGGCCCGAGTCCAAGCCGGTCTCGTATGATTTCGAAGCCTATCTGAACGAGGCCATCAGCAACCCCGATGCAGCGCGCCGCAACGCGATGCTGGTCGATTGGGAGAGCGCGCCGAGCGCGCGGCTGGCACATCCGCGTGAAGACCATCTGCTGCCGCTGATGGTGGCCGCCGGCGCCGCCGCCAGCGATGTGGGCAAGCGCGTCTTCGTCGACGAGGTCGCGAACGTCGCGATGGCGTCGTATGTGTTTGGGTGA
- a CDS encoding SemiSWEET transporter, protein MEPFVIKLIGFAAATCTTVAYAPQAIKVWKTRSTADISLGMFLVMVLGLALWLIYGLLSGDAPLVAANAITMLLAGGILVMKLRYG, encoded by the coding sequence ATGGAACCGTTCGTGATCAAGCTGATCGGCTTTGCCGCCGCCACCTGCACCACTGTGGCCTACGCGCCGCAGGCCATCAAGGTGTGGAAGACCCGCTCCACCGCAGACATCTCGCTCGGCATGTTCCTGGTGATGGTGCTGGGCCTCGCGCTCTGGCTGATCTACGGCCTGCTCTCCGGCGATGCCCCGTTGGTCGCCGCCAACGCCATCACCATGCTGCTCGCCGGCGGCATTCTGGTGATGAAGCTGCGATACGGATGA
- the glgC gene encoding glucose-1-phosphate adenylyltransferase has translation MSAARPEPLARQALAFVLAGGRGSRLLELTDRRAKPAVYFGGKSRIIDFALSNAVNSGIRRIAVATQYKAHSLIRHLQMGWNFFRPERNESFDILPASQRVSESMWYVGTADAVYQNIDIIESHACRFIVVLAGDHIYKMDYEVMLRQHVDSGADVTVGCLEMPRQESSGFGIMHIDENGWIKEFLEKPKDPPPMPGKPDVSLASMGIYVFNAKFLFDQLKRDAEDPHSNHDFGKDIIPYLVKNGRAMAHQYSTSCVRSGSDQRAYWRDVGTVDAYWAANIDLTDVVPELDLFDRAWPIWSYAEITPPAKFVHDEESRRGSAVSSLVSGGCIVSGASLRRSLLFSGVRVNSYASVENAVIMPYVNVGRGARLKNVVIDRGVEIPEGLVVGEDPEFDAKRFRTTEQGISLITQPMLDRLNT, from the coding sequence ATGAGTGCCGCGAGACCCGAGCCGCTTGCCCGTCAGGCGCTGGCGTTCGTCCTGGCCGGCGGACGCGGCAGCCGGCTCCTCGAGCTGACCGACCGGCGCGCCAAGCCGGCGGTCTATTTCGGCGGCAAGTCCCGCATCATCGACTTTGCATTGTCGAACGCGGTGAACTCCGGCATCCGCCGCATCGCGGTCGCAACCCAGTACAAGGCGCACAGCCTGATCCGGCATCTCCAGATGGGCTGGAATTTCTTCCGCCCCGAGCGCAACGAGAGTTTTGACATCCTCCCCGCGAGCCAGCGCGTGTCGGAGAGCATGTGGTATGTCGGCACGGCCGATGCGGTCTACCAGAACATCGACATCATCGAATCCCATGCCTGCCGCTTCATCGTCGTGCTGGCCGGGGACCACATCTATAAGATGGACTACGAGGTGATGCTGCGCCAGCACGTCGACAGCGGCGCCGACGTCACCGTCGGCTGTCTCGAAATGCCGCGCCAAGAATCTTCCGGCTTCGGCATCATGCATATCGACGAGAACGGCTGGATCAAGGAGTTCCTGGAGAAGCCGAAAGATCCGCCGCCGATGCCGGGCAAGCCCGACGTCTCGCTGGCCAGCATGGGCATCTACGTCTTCAACGCCAAATTCCTGTTCGACCAGCTCAAGCGCGATGCCGAGGACCCGCACTCCAACCACGATTTCGGCAAGGACATCATCCCCTACCTCGTCAAGAACGGCCGCGCGATGGCGCACCAGTACTCGACGTCCTGCGTCCGTTCCGGCAGCGACCAGCGCGCCTATTGGCGCGACGTCGGCACGGTGGACGCCTATTGGGCCGCCAATATCGATCTCACCGACGTGGTGCCCGAGCTCGATCTGTTCGACCGCGCCTGGCCGATCTGGTCCTATGCGGAGATCACCCCGCCCGCCAAATTCGTCCACGACGAGGAGAGCCGGCGCGGTTCGGCCGTCAGCTCCCTGGTCTCGGGCGGCTGCATTGTCTCCGGCGCGTCGCTGCGCCGTTCGTTGCTGTTCAGCGGCGTGCGCGTCAATTCCTACGCCAGCGTGGAGAACGCCGTGATCATGCCCTACGTCAATGTCGGGCGAGGCGCGCGGCTGAAGAACGTCGTGATCGACCGCGGCGTCGAGATCCCCGAAGGCCTCGTCGTCGGCGAGGACCCGGAATTCGACGCCAAGCGCTTCCGCACCACTGAGCAGGGCATCTCGCTCATCACCCAGCCGATGCTCGACAGGCTCAATACATGA
- a CDS encoding carboxylesterase/lipase family protein — MRSLLVLAAAVAVLGFAGEATAQAVGQFPFALTHEGQMLGAVEGEVASFKGMAYAAAPVGALRWRPPQPTAESSEMRTVYDYGAPCLQPSLPDTSEDCLTLNVFRPFGVDGPLPVMVFIHGGAFVSGTANDPLFDGAKLAQAGLIVVTVNYRLGALGWLTPPELSDGGSGNFGLMDQIAALHWIHDNMAAFGGDPGNVTLFGSDAGATSIALLMLSAHSRDLFQKAILQSVPGRRRLRSVREAEAVGRQFAAALGPEVDLRAAEPRRVLAAEKHLLEKSPHGFAPVIDGRLVTGDIAAGFTAGHESRIPVIIGANDDETGFDADLDLKEELAASGATSDELRKLYPDIARPSDLAARFYTDKTFSEPVRLLARLHAARGAPTFRYRFGYVPEARRANPEGGHGRELQFIFGVEGVPGAGIFSRRDRELATRMRSYWVNFARSGDPNGPDLPRWDAAADRDRLLLITNDRIASGGDPLSERLDRLAK; from the coding sequence ATGCGATCCTTATTGGTGCTCGCTGCGGCTGTCGCAGTCCTCGGCTTCGCCGGCGAGGCCACGGCTCAGGCCGTCGGACAATTTCCGTTTGCCCTGACCCACGAAGGCCAGATGCTCGGCGCCGTCGAAGGCGAGGTGGCCTCGTTCAAGGGGATGGCCTATGCGGCCGCGCCGGTGGGTGCGCTGCGCTGGCGGCCGCCGCAGCCAACGGCCGAGAGCTCGGAGATGCGTACCGTCTACGACTACGGTGCGCCGTGCCTTCAGCCGTCGCTGCCTGATACGAGCGAGGATTGCCTGACGCTGAATGTGTTCCGTCCGTTCGGGGTCGACGGCCCGCTGCCGGTGATGGTCTTCATCCACGGCGGCGCGTTCGTCTCGGGCACGGCGAACGACCCGCTGTTCGACGGTGCCAAGCTCGCGCAGGCCGGCCTCATCGTGGTCACCGTGAATTATCGCCTCGGCGCGCTCGGCTGGCTTACGCCCCCCGAATTGTCGGACGGCGGCTCCGGCAATTTTGGCCTGATGGACCAGATCGCCGCGCTACATTGGATTCACGACAACATGGCGGCGTTCGGCGGCGATCCCGGCAATGTCACCCTGTTCGGCAGCGACGCAGGGGCGACGTCGATCGCGCTGCTGATGCTGTCCGCGCACTCGCGCGATCTGTTTCAGAAAGCCATCCTGCAATCGGTGCCCGGCCGTAGGCGCCTGCGATCCGTACGGGAGGCCGAAGCGGTGGGACGGCAATTCGCGGCGGCGCTTGGACCTGAGGTGGATCTACGTGCGGCCGAGCCGCGGCGCGTGCTTGCGGCCGAAAAACATCTGCTGGAAAAATCACCGCACGGCTTTGCACCTGTCATCGATGGACGTCTGGTGACCGGGGATATTGCCGCAGGCTTTACGGCCGGACATGAAAGCCGCATTCCCGTGATCATCGGCGCGAACGACGACGAGACGGGTTTCGACGCCGACCTCGACCTCAAGGAGGAGCTCGCGGCGTCAGGCGCCACGAGCGACGAGCTGCGCAAGCTCTATCCCGATATCGCCAGACCTTCGGACCTCGCGGCGAGGTTCTACACCGACAAGACTTTCTCCGAGCCGGTGCGATTGCTGGCTCGCCTGCATGCCGCACGCGGCGCGCCGACGTTCCGCTATCGGTTCGGCTATGTGCCCGAGGCGCGGCGCGCAAATCCGGAAGGCGGTCACGGACGGGAATTGCAGTTCATCTTCGGCGTCGAAGGCGTGCCCGGTGCGGGCATCTTCTCGCGGCGCGACCGCGAGCTCGCAACGCGCATGCGCAGCTATTGGGTCAACTTTGCGAGGAGCGGCGATCCCAACGGACCCGACCTGCCGCGCTGGGATGCGGCCGCAGACCGCGATCGCCTGCTGCTGATCACCAACGACCGCATCGCGAGCGGAGGCGATCCCTTGTCGGAGCGCCTCGACCGGCTCGCGAAGTGA
- a CDS encoding CmcJ/NvfI family oxidoreductase, with protein MGLQETKIESLPFVTAELNYLAPTSGKPRTYAFDPPPGEPKSTSLPEPHLVPIFDARLIAQNFSLDREGFALVRHPTGVKDFYNEEEVKAVYYPAVEAFLRATLKADRVVIFDHTVRKRVEGAADIRGAGPRQPATRVHVDQTAVSGANRVREHLPDEAEELLKGRVQVINLWRPIRGPLRDSPLAMADGSTIAPDDLVASDLIYPNRRGETYSVKYNPNHRWFYFPEMTPDEALLLKCYDSATDGRTRFGPHTAFVDPTTPQDAAPRESIEVRTLVFHKQ; from the coding sequence ATGGGCCTGCAAGAAACAAAAATCGAGTCGCTTCCCTTCGTCACCGCCGAACTCAACTATCTCGCACCGACATCAGGCAAGCCGCGCACCTACGCCTTCGATCCGCCGCCCGGCGAGCCCAAGAGCACGTCGCTGCCGGAGCCACATCTGGTGCCGATCTTCGATGCGCGCCTGATCGCGCAGAACTTCTCGCTCGACCGCGAGGGCTTTGCGCTGGTGCGCCATCCAACGGGGGTGAAGGATTTCTACAACGAGGAGGAGGTGAAGGCGGTCTACTATCCCGCCGTCGAGGCCTTCCTGCGCGCGACGCTGAAGGCGGATCGCGTCGTCATCTTCGATCACACCGTGCGCAAGCGCGTCGAAGGTGCGGCCGACATTCGCGGCGCCGGACCGCGCCAGCCCGCAACGCGCGTCCATGTCGACCAGACTGCCGTGTCCGGCGCCAACCGCGTGCGCGAGCATCTGCCCGATGAGGCCGAGGAGCTGCTGAAGGGCCGCGTGCAGGTGATCAATTTGTGGCGGCCGATCCGCGGCCCATTGCGCGATTCACCGCTGGCGATGGCGGACGGCAGCACGATTGCGCCGGACGATCTCGTCGCCTCCGACCTGATCTATCCCAACCGCCGCGGCGAGACCTATTCGGTGAAATACAATCCGAACCATCGCTGGTTCTATTTCCCCGAGATGACGCCGGACGAGGCGCTGCTGCTCAAATGCTACGATTCCGCAACCGACGGCCGCACGCGGTTCGGGCCGCACACCGCTTTCGTCGATCCGACCACGCCGCAAGATGCGGCGCCGCGCGAAAGCATCGAGGTCCGCACGCTGGTCTTTCACAAACAGTAA
- a CDS encoding Gfo/Idh/MocA family protein, giving the protein MAKIRVGLVGCGFVSELHMYAFRRVYGVDVEVAAVAARGERVVEFAGHHGIAKVYRSFPELIADRELDVIDICTPPNLHAEMIVAAMQAGKHVICEKPFAGYFGRAGDAQPIGKHVPKALMYERVLEEMDATRAAIARTGKLFMYAEDWIYAPAVTKIAEIIKATKDKILFMKGEESHSGSHAAHAAQWAMTGGGSLIRMGCHPLSAVLYLKQVEAKARGENIRVASVTCDVGNVTAGLKPEERSYIKANPVDVEDWGTLTATFSDGTKATVFSGDMIMGGVRNLIETYTSGGSLFANITPNTHLMSYQTSEEKLASVYITEKVDRKTGWQYVCLEEEWTRGYLQEIQDFMECAATGRQPLSDLALAYETIKVNYAGYWAAEEGRRVVL; this is encoded by the coding sequence ATGGCCAAAATCAGGGTGGGACTCGTCGGCTGTGGCTTCGTGTCGGAGCTGCATATGTATGCGTTCCGGCGCGTCTATGGTGTGGACGTCGAGGTCGCGGCGGTGGCCGCGCGCGGCGAGCGCGTCGTCGAATTCGCGGGGCATCACGGGATTGCGAAGGTCTATCGCAGCTTCCCCGAATTGATCGCCGACCGCGAGCTCGACGTCATCGACATCTGCACCCCGCCCAACCTGCATGCGGAGATGATTGTGGCGGCGATGCAGGCCGGCAAGCATGTGATCTGCGAAAAGCCGTTCGCAGGCTATTTCGGCCGCGCGGGCGATGCGCAGCCGATCGGCAAGCACGTGCCGAAGGCGCTGATGTATGAGCGCGTGCTGGAAGAGATGGACGCGACCCGGGCGGCGATCGCGCGCACCGGCAAACTCTTCATGTATGCCGAGGACTGGATCTACGCGCCGGCGGTGACCAAGATCGCGGAGATCATCAAGGCGACCAAAGACAAGATCCTGTTCATGAAGGGCGAGGAGAGCCATTCCGGCTCGCACGCCGCGCATGCCGCGCAATGGGCCATGACCGGCGGCGGCTCGCTGATCCGCATGGGCTGCCATCCGCTCTCGGCCGTGCTCTATCTCAAGCAGGTCGAAGCGAAGGCGCGCGGTGAGAACATCCGCGTTGCCAGCGTCACCTGCGATGTCGGCAATGTCACCGCCGGTCTGAAGCCGGAGGAGCGCAGCTATATCAAGGCCAATCCGGTCGATGTCGAGGACTGGGGCACGCTGACCGCGACCTTCTCCGACGGCACCAAGGCGACCGTATTCTCCGGTGACATGATCATGGGCGGCGTGCGCAACCTGATCGAGACCTACACCAGCGGCGGCTCGCTGTTTGCCAACATCACGCCGAACACGCATCTGATGAGCTACCAGACCTCCGAGGAGAAGCTCGCCAGCGTCTACATCACCGAGAAGGTCGATCGCAAAACCGGCTGGCAATATGTCTGCCTCGAAGAGGAATGGACGCGCGGCTATTTGCAGGAGATCCAGGACTTCATGGAATGCGCCGCGACCGGCCGCCAGCCGCTGTCGGATCTCGCGCTGGCGTACGAGACGATCAAGGTGAATTACGCGGGGTACTGGGCGGCGGAGGAGGGGCGGCGGGTGGTGTTGTAG
- a CDS encoding septal ring lytic transglycosylase RlpA family protein yields MRAQPTLLLCLTTSSLAFISVANAESGLASYYGYAKAGRGEMTCAHRTRPFGSVLKVSYSGRTIQCRVNDRGPFIRGRIVDLSVPAARALGMMSAGVVRVSVD; encoded by the coding sequence GTGCGAGCGCAGCCGACACTCTTGCTTTGTTTGACGACCTCATCTCTCGCCTTCATTTCAGTTGCAAATGCCGAAAGCGGACTAGCCTCATACTACGGCTACGCGAAAGCGGGCAGGGGCGAGATGACATGCGCCCATCGCACGCGTCCGTTCGGCAGCGTGCTCAAGGTGTCCTACAGCGGACGCACGATCCAGTGTCGCGTCAACGATCGCGGGCCCTTCATCCGCGGCCGCATCGTCGATCTCTCGGTGCCGGCGGCCCGCGCGCTCGGCATGATGAGTGCCGGCGTGGTGCGGGTCTCGGTGGATTAG